CTTCTTGTAGTAGGGTGTTTTCCATTGCTACTATGGAGTGTGGTGTTTTTGGTTTGATTCGTATGATGTCGTTTTTGCTGAAGTACTTTTTTTTGTCTTCGAATTCGATGTATCCTGAGCCTTTTATTATGTACATTGTTTCATCCTTTTTTTCATGGTAATGGAATGATGTTCTGTAATCTTCTTTTATGAATAGTTCTTTTGTAAGGTATTTGTCTGTGTTTATGAGGATTTTTTCGTAACCCCATGGTTTGTCTTCTCTGTTTTTGTATTCTTTTCTTATCTCCTCGAGTTCCTTTGAGGTGTCGATGGCCATCCAGAATAGTCCGTCTTCTTTGTAGAAGCCGAGTTTGTTCTCTTTGGCCATCATTGGGAATATTGTCTTTTCTATGTCCCCTGTTTCGAAGTCTCCAAAATCTAGAGGTTCTTTGGCGAAGTATACGCCCGCGTTTATGTAATAGTTTAGTAGTGGTTTTTCTTTGAAATCAATTATTTTATCCCCGCTTATTTCTACTATACCATAGGGGGACTGCATTTTTGTTATGAATATTGTCAGTGGATA
The Methanothermobacter tenebrarum DNA segment above includes these coding regions:
- a CDS encoding sugar phosphate nucleotidyltransferase yields the protein MAKTVGMILCGGFGKRLKPLTDKIPKPLIEIKKGYTILDKQLFDFKSANINKVYLLTGFLSEKIEERYGNEYKGLKIEYVKEDEPLGTLNAIRLGMEAIDDDKQCVIRNGDVVADLNLKKMIHLGEKSNYPLTIFITKMQSPYGIVEISGDKIIDFKEKPLLNYYINAGVYFAKEPLDFGDFETGDIEKTIFPMMAKENKLGFYKEDGLFWMAIDTSKELEEIRKEYKNREDKPWGYEKILINTDKYLTKELFIKEDYRTSFHYHEKKDETMYIIKGSGYIEFEDKKKYFSKNDIIRIKPKTPHSIVAMENTLLQEVSTPHPEDTIRIKDFYDRW